The Methanosphaera stadtmanae DSM 3091 genome includes a window with the following:
- a CDS encoding DUF2085 domain-containing protein, which yields MKARNFLCHNRDDRSFHFRNHKFPLCARCTGIYLSAFIYLAYGYIVTINYTMLHVYIAIALIIPCCVDGFTQLWGWRESNNNLRFVTGLMAGVGLMMLARIISLVFQKLILGG from the coding sequence ATGAAAGCTAGAAATTTTCTTTGTCACAATAGGGATGATCGTTCATTTCATTTTCGAAATCATAAGTTTCCTCTCTGTGCAAGATGTACTGGAATATATCTTAGTGCATTTATCTATCTTGCATATGGATATATTGTAACTATAAACTACACAATGCTTCATGTATACATAGCTATAGCTCTTATTATTCCATGTTGTGTTGATGGATTTACACAACTTTGGGGTTGGCGTGAGAGTAACAACAATCTACGTTTTGTTACAGGACTTATGGCTGGTGTTGGTCTTATGATGTTGGCAAGAATCATTAGTCTAGTTTTCCAGAAATTAATACTAGGAGGATAA
- a CDS encoding type I CRISPR-associated protein Cas7 → MSDKIKNYYQGIFVTETILGNPNGDFIDNSPRNIDGNVFTTDKCIKYNIRNYIHSNYENIKENENMVFFYPRLQENAKPYESKFLTRDQVFSKYFNKKFEDVLENAVDVKMFGGTFSLKKDPKQIYGPIQISYGLDINDAQIKKLQIGAPFANKEKDKQKTIGTESIVDDAIITYDIIINPNNYPELLSENNLKLFKEALWYGTNSRKTTSKKTDAKVLILIKFKNEKDTIKSFNIGELKETLSIKNKNERLNHGKIVFDTTNLIKKLETYEEYIDSIDIYRDKNEVDIQLNYENIQINYHEPKELL, encoded by the coding sequence ATGAGTGATAAAATAAAAAATTATTATCAAGGAATATTTGTAACAGAAACAATACTAGGTAACCCTAATGGAGATTTTATTGATAATTCTCCACGAAATATTGATGGAAACGTTTTTACAACAGATAAATGTATTAAATATAATATTAGAAATTATATTCATAGTAATTATGAAAATATTAAAGAAAATGAAAATATGGTATTTTTTTATCCTAGACTTCAAGAAAATGCTAAACCCTATGAATCTAAATTCTTAACAAGAGACCAAGTATTTAGTAAATACTTTAATAAAAAATTTGAAGATGTATTGGAAAATGCTGTTGATGTAAAAATGTTCGGAGGCACATTTTCATTAAAAAAAGATCCTAAACAAATATATGGCCCAATACAAATTAGTTATGGATTAGATATTAATGATGCACAAATAAAAAAATTACAGATTGGAGCACCTTTTGCTAATAAAGAAAAAGATAAACAGAAAACAATAGGTACAGAATCAATAGTAGATGATGCAATAATTACTTATGATATAATAATAAATCCAAATAATTATCCAGAATTACTTTCAGAAAATAATTTAAAATTATTTAAAGAAGCTTTATGGTATGGTACTAATTCACGTAAAACAACCAGTAAAAAAACAGATGCTAAAGTATTAATTTTAATTAAATTTAAGAATGAAAAAGATACAATTAAATCTTTTAATATTGGTGAATTAAAGGAAACTCTTAGTATTAAAAATAAAAATGAACGTTTAAATCATGGAAAAATTGTATTTGATACAACTAATTTAATTAAAAAACTTGAAACATACGAAGAATATATTGATTCTATTGATATTTATAGAGATAAAAATGAAGTAGATATACAATTGAATTATGAAAACATACAAATTAATTATCATGAACCTAAAGAATTATTATAG
- the cas5 gene encoding CRISPR-associated protein Cas5: MYNKLIEFNIESSFGCFNKPFSNKGGLLSYNIPPKTSIIGMVCSILGIEFDDYIEKDDVRVYAIEKFYDIKVSVQMMSKVRSSRIIFNNTSDGDIANIHQDLLIKPKYKIFISFPDTLVEYEKDFINKLKKHETVYNLYMGRNEFPISYEFISEYPIESKEYTCDDSNELRNLKVIGILKRSKIDNLKIETTNEDDDEEFDFFNFSDNTVTLNNNMEYLLREYPIKRSNFTNFSYEFISYYQDTEDLSSYFCNIELKNNETITLTKIYLDNKVGEERWIQMI; encoded by the coding sequence ATGTATAATAAACTAATAGAATTTAATATTGAAAGTTCTTTTGGTTGTTTTAATAAACCTTTTTCAAATAAAGGAGGATTATTATCATATAATATTCCTCCCAAAACTTCTATTATAGGTATGGTATGTTCTATTTTAGGTATTGAATTTGATGATTATATAGAAAAAGATGATGTTCGAGTCTATGCTATTGAAAAATTCTATGATATAAAAGTATCAGTACAGATGATGTCTAAAGTTAGATCTTCACGTATTATTTTTAATAATACAAGTGACGGAGACATTGCTAATATTCATCAAGATCTACTAATAAAGCCTAAATATAAAATATTCATATCATTTCCAGATACACTAGTAGAATATGAAAAAGACTTTATTAATAAATTAAAAAAACATGAAACTGTATATAATCTTTATATGGGTAGAAATGAATTTCCAATTTCTTATGAATTTATTTCAGAATATCCTATTGAATCTAAAGAGTATACATGTGATGATTCTAACGAGTTACGTAATTTAAAAGTTATTGGTATATTAAAACGATCAAAAATAGATAATTTGAAAATTGAAACAACAAATGAAGATGATGATGAGGAATTTGATTTCTTTAATTTTAGTGATAATACTGTTACTCTAAATAATAACATGGAATATTTATTAAGAGAATATCCTATAAAAAGATCAAATTTCACAAATTTTTCATATGAATTTATATCATATTATCAGGATACTGAAGATTTATCATCATACTTTTGTAATATTGAATTAAAAAACAATGAAACTATTACATTAACTAAAATATATTTAGACAATAAGGTAGGAGAAGAAAGATGGATTCAAATGATATGA
- a CDS encoding CRISPR-associated helicase/endonuclease Cas3, with protein MDSNDMIYSTRYDFNKSCIILNNNEFEIYAHPNELLHEHSYKTWIIFKELLDESVLTSFYSFFNKKNYLDMNKDEFLDILKVFVYYHDIGKVSFSFQIKKLTKKDTEDRTRRYSQLKSIYGDLTNNLLNMDSKHSFYGYYLFMNYVLHHYNIENNPILLLLSYCILGHHTKIKEINLENLEKKVPTMVCLNNFIFNQEHYLKNNEIKENISNIDNHINQLNKLLNENKTNNSMFSCFYQYIYSLLISADALATSQYDKNEIDTSSINNRIDSKLRKRMLDKYYSCEINENINEGIYNKIDNKINRLRHNMLIEASTNLIKCIENNPSQHTFYLNMPTGGGKTNTSMKLALDILEHTTADRIIYAMPYINIIDQNYEIIKDNWDLVNNEEIRNICSTNSFIFDNKNEDDMGDILINDDFFNYPVMCTTFVRLFDVLLNTKKKSKYALSSLANSIIILDEVQSLPIKNWTSLTYILDSITKNYNIYFILMSATLPKFDKLLLENNDSNNYKINCEYLIKNPSIYFNHDIFLKRNEIKDKIREFSLTDTENKKELVKYLSKVIEENFNQEYTHGLIVLNTVKSSKIIYEIIENLREYFKLEVDILNSTTLKYKKRELIEKIDNLKPKERYILVSTQSIEAGIDVSFDFVIRDFATIDSIEQVRGRCNRGNTDKKGNIYLIKLKMNNKTTYEIIYNEDELKTRIITSEELFKDKTNLNYDFNDLKKYYDNISCKINEKEISKDNTDEKSDFKNIERWNTIKYSEFKEKSGIKIIDDRNEIAFYIEENISEENLEKYFDKNEIKFLKEKNLIKNNAINSIDILECYLDEIKEIEKNQYIKYKIITKQYGSIMSNFIINTYRNEALLEEYKNSESYHTYKDKFYFYIILNELIGDDESKMYSLNSGLNKSFKYREDILTNRFM; from the coding sequence ATGGATTCAAATGATATGATTTATTCAACTAGATATGATTTTAACAAATCATGTATCATATTAAATAATAATGAATTTGAAATATATGCTCATCCTAATGAATTACTTCATGAACATTCATATAAAACATGGATTATTTTCAAAGAATTATTAGATGAATCTGTTTTAACATCCTTTTATTCTTTTTTTAATAAAAAGAATTATTTAGATATGAATAAAGATGAATTTCTAGATATCCTTAAAGTATTTGTATATTATCATGATATTGGTAAAGTATCATTTTCATTTCAAATAAAAAAATTAACTAAAAAAGATACAGAAGATAGAACTAGACGATATTCTCAGTTAAAATCAATTTATGGTGATTTAACAAATAATTTATTAAATATGGATTCAAAACATTCATTTTATGGTTATTATCTTTTTATGAATTATGTTTTACATCATTATAATATAGAAAATAATCCCATACTCTTATTATTATCTTATTGTATTTTAGGTCATCATACAAAAATAAAAGAGATAAATTTAGAAAACTTGGAGAAAAAAGTACCAACTATGGTTTGTCTAAATAACTTCATTTTTAATCAAGAACACTATTTAAAAAATAATGAAATTAAAGAAAATATAAGTAATATAGACAATCATATTAATCAACTAAATAAACTTTTAAATGAAAATAAAACTAATAATAGTATGTTTTCCTGTTTTTATCAATATATTTATTCATTGTTGATATCTGCAGATGCACTTGCTACGTCCCAATATGATAAGAATGAAATAGATACTAGTTCTATTAATAATAGAATTGATTCAAAATTAAGAAAACGTATGTTAGATAAATATTACTCTTGTGAGATTAATGAAAATATAAATGAAGGTATCTATAATAAAATAGATAATAAAATCAATCGTTTAAGACATAATATGTTAATTGAAGCATCCACAAATCTTATTAAATGTATTGAAAATAATCCATCACAACATACTTTTTATTTAAATATGCCTACAGGTGGTGGTAAAACTAATACTTCTATGAAGTTAGCATTAGATATTTTAGAGCACACAACTGCCGATAGGATTATTTATGCTATGCCTTATATTAATATTATTGATCAGAATTATGAAATTATAAAAGATAATTGGGATCTTGTAAATAATGAGGAAATCCGAAATATATGTTCTACTAATTCATTTATTTTTGATAATAAAAATGAAGATGATATGGGTGACATTTTAATAAATGATGATTTTTTTAATTATCCTGTGATGTGTACTACATTTGTTAGATTATTTGATGTATTATTAAATACTAAAAAAAAGAGTAAATATGCTCTTTCATCACTTGCTAATTCAATTATTATATTAGATGAAGTTCAATCATTACCTATAAAGAATTGGACTAGTTTAACATATATTTTAGATAGCATCACAAAAAATTATAATATATATTTTATTCTCATGAGTGCTACATTACCTAAATTTGATAAATTATTGCTAGAAAATAATGATTCAAATAATTACAAAATAAATTGTGAATATCTAATAAAAAATCCTTCTATTTATTTTAATCATGATATTTTCTTAAAGAGAAATGAAATTAAAGATAAAATAAGAGAATTTTCTTTAACAGATACTGAAAATAAAAAAGAATTAGTGAAATATCTCTCAAAAGTAATAGAAGAAAATTTTAATCAAGAATATACACATGGTTTAATTGTTTTAAATACTGTTAAATCCTCAAAAATTATATATGAAATTATTGAAAATTTAAGAGAATATTTCAAACTCGAAGTTGATATTTTAAATTCAACTACTTTAAAATATAAAAAAAGAGAATTAATTGAAAAAATAGATAATCTAAAACCTAAAGAAAGATATATTCTTGTTAGTACTCAAAGTATTGAAGCAGGAATTGATGTTAGTTTTGATTTTGTTATTCGTGATTTTGCAACAATTGATTCAATAGAACAAGTACGTGGAAGATGTAATAGGGGAAATACAGATAAAAAAGGTAATATATATTTAATTAAATTAAAAATGAATAATAAAACAACATATGAAATTATATATAATGAAGATGAATTAAAAACAAGAATAATAACATCTGAAGAATTATTTAAAGATAAAACTAATTTAAATTATGATTTTAATGATTTAAAAAAATATTATGATAATATATCTTGTAAAATAAATGAAAAAGAGATTAGTAAAGATAATACTGATGAAAAAAGTGATTTTAAAAATATAGAACGCTGGAATACTATTAAATATTCTGAATTTAAAGAAAAAAGTGGAATTAAAATAATTGATGATAGAAATGAAATAGCATTTTACATTGAAGAAAATATTTCTGAAGAAAACCTTGAAAAATACTTTGATAAAAATGAAATAAAATTCTTGAAAGAAAAAAATCTAATAAAAAATAATGCAATAAATTCCATTGATATTCTAGAATGTTATTTAGATGAAATTAAGGAAATTGAAAAAAATCAATACATAAAATATAAAATTATAACCAAACAATATGGTTCTATTATGAGTAATTTTATCATTAACACATATCGTAATGAAGCATTACTTGAAGAATATAAAAACTCAGAGTCATATCATACATATAAAGATAAATTTTACTTTTATATTATTTTGAATGAATTAATAGGTGATGATGAATCTAAAATGTATTCATTAAACTCAGGACTTAATAAGAGTTTTAAATATAGAGAAGATATTTTAACAAATCGTTTCATGTAA
- the cas6 gene encoding CRISPR-associated endoribonuclease Cas6, with translation MRIEIYLESKDKKNTLIKYNYNYMLSSAIYSKFVDLEFFRNLHESESFKFFNFSKLYIKHINNSNSEGLIANKGKVKFILSSPNQYIITNFLSGCLENPELRIGKNIYKITQIKEIKDPKIHKKEEINTLSPIITRTKEEIEGKLKIRDLAPSPHFFRNLEKNLIRKYILFNNIENTNLKVNISSEMRYVKEKRILIEKYGYKTYNRCYLMNLSIEGDAELIKFAYDTGIGEKNSMGFGMIKIKENK, from the coding sequence ATGAGAATAGAAATATATTTAGAATCAAAAGATAAAAAAAATACATTAATTAAATATAATTATAATTATATGCTTTCTTCGGCAATATATTCAAAATTTGTTGACTTAGAATTTTTTAGAAATCTTCATGAATCAGAATCATTTAAGTTTTTTAATTTTTCAAAATTATACATCAAACATATAAATAACAGTAATTCTGAAGGATTAATAGCTAACAAAGGAAAAGTAAAATTTATATTATCTAGTCCTAATCAATATATTATAACTAATTTCTTAAGTGGATGTCTTGAAAATCCAGAACTTAGGATAGGAAAAAATATTTACAAAATAACACAGATTAAAGAAATTAAAGATCCAAAAATCCATAAAAAAGAGGAAATAAATACATTATCACCAATCATTACTAGGACAAAAGAAGAAATTGAAGGTAAACTAAAAATAAGAGATTTAGCACCATCTCCCCATTTTTTTAGAAATCTTGAAAAAAATCTAATACGGAAATATATATTATTTAACAATATAGAGAACACTAACTTAAAAGTAAATATTTCTTCAGAAATGAGATATGTGAAAGAAAAAAGAATTTTAATAGAAAAATATGGATATAAAACATACAATAGATGTTATTTAATGAACTTAAGTATTGAAGGTGATGCTGAATTAATAAAATTTGCTTATGATACAGGAATTGGTGAAAAAAATAGTATGGGTTTTGGAATGATTAAAATAAAGGAAAATAAGTAA
- the cas4 gene encoding CRISPR-associated protein Cas4, with protein MDELNTDNINGTKINYYFICPTKLWLFSHNIHMENNSEDVKLGKHLHETTYKRENEFLIDNKINIDFIKINHENNTTEIHEIKKSKKMKKAHKYQLLYYMNYLKKEKNIENIKGYLNYPNTREKEEVILTKTNEEELEKIIKKIQDIIKQEKPPIVQKKNICLKCAYYELCFI; from the coding sequence ATGGATGAATTAAATACTGATAATATTAATGGTACCAAAATAAATTACTATTTCATATGCCCTACAAAACTTTGGTTATTCTCACATAACATACATATGGAAAATAACTCTGAAGATGTTAAACTTGGAAAACATCTGCACGAAACAACATATAAACGAGAAAATGAATTTTTAATTGATAATAAAATAAATATTGACTTTATCAAAATAAATCATGAAAATAATACTACGGAAATACATGAAATTAAAAAAAGTAAAAAAATGAAAAAAGCACATAAATATCAACTATTATACTATATGAACTACTTAAAAAAAGAGAAAAATATTGAAAATATAAAAGGATACTTAAATTATCCAAATACTCGTGAAAAAGAAGAAGTCATACTAACAAAAACAAATGAAGAAGAACTTGAGAAGATAATTAAAAAAATACAAGACATAATTAAACAAGAAAAACCACCTATTGTTCAAAAGAAAAATATATGTTTAAAATGTGCATATTATGAACTTTGTTTCATATAA
- the cas1b gene encoding type I-B CRISPR-associated endonuclease Cas1b: MENYYILSDGSLTRHENTIYFENKNGKNYIPIEKVDNIYCYGQVSLTSQVLHLLAKKRILIHFFNYYGYYEGTFYPKTKLLAGNVIIKQAEHYIDMKKRLILAKKFVKGSADNMKKVLSYYKLKNKITQIEQEIENQKTIPDLLNTEARIRIEYYSYFDKITKQQSFHFEKRTKQPPKNMINALISFGNSLLYSTTLNELYNTQLNPTISYLHEPLQRRYSLTLDLTEIFKPIIVDRLIFKLINKEMITKKHFKKDVNYCILTKSGKNKFLQEYDKKLKTTLKHRQLNRNVSYKHLIRLEAYKLEKHILDIKEYTPYKIRW, translated from the coding sequence ATGGAAAATTATTACATATTAAGTGATGGTTCTTTAACAAGACATGAAAATACTATCTACTTCGAAAATAAAAATGGAAAAAATTATATTCCCATAGAAAAAGTAGATAATATCTACTGTTATGGACAAGTATCTTTAACATCCCAAGTATTACATCTACTAGCTAAAAAAAGAATACTAATTCATTTTTTTAATTATTATGGATATTATGAGGGAACATTCTATCCAAAAACAAAATTATTGGCAGGAAACGTAATTATAAAACAAGCAGAACATTATATTGACATGAAAAAAAGATTAATACTTGCAAAGAAATTTGTAAAAGGTTCTGCAGACAATATGAAAAAAGTATTATCATATTACAAATTAAAAAATAAAATAACACAAATAGAACAGGAAATAGAAAACCAGAAAACAATACCAGATTTACTAAATACTGAAGCAAGAATAAGAATTGAATATTATTCTTATTTTGATAAAATAACCAAACAACAATCATTTCATTTCGAAAAAAGAACAAAACAACCACCAAAAAATATGATAAATGCCTTAATAAGTTTTGGAAATTCATTATTATACTCAACAACTTTAAATGAATTATATAACACTCAACTTAATCCTACCATCTCATATCTTCACGAACCATTACAAAGAAGATACTCATTAACACTAGATTTGACTGAAATATTTAAACCAATTATTGTAGATAGATTAATATTCAAATTAATAAATAAGGAAATGATAACAAAAAAACACTTTAAAAAAGATGTGAATTATTGTATATTAACAAAATCTGGAAAAAATAAATTCCTTCAAGAATATGATAAAAAATTAAAAACAACATTAAAACATAGACAATTGAATAGAAATGTGTCATATAAACACTTAATACGTTTAGAAGCATATAAATTAGAAAAACATATTTTAGATATTAAAGAGTACACACCCTATAAAATAAGGTGGTAA
- the cas2 gene encoding CRISPR-associated endonuclease Cas2, with amino-acid sequence MYIIIVYDINTKRVNKVKSLLRMYLNWIQNSVFEGEIKPTQFKELKIKITEIINKDEDSVIIYKMPPTYKPEKTIIGIEKSPIKNIL; translated from the coding sequence ATGTATATAATTATAGTATATGATATTAACACAAAAAGAGTAAATAAAGTAAAAAGTTTACTACGAATGTATTTAAATTGGATACAAAACTCTGTATTTGAAGGAGAAATAAAACCAACACAATTTAAAGAATTAAAAATAAAAATAACTGAAATAATAAATAAAGATGAAGACTCAGTAATAATTTATAAAATGCCACCCACATATAAACCAGAAAAGACAATAATTGGAATTGAAAAATCACCAATAAAAAATATACTATAA
- a CDS encoding type II toxin-antitoxin system RelE family toxin, protein MNYILQYTKHALKDLKKTKKKNLHDYNKLKEDLEKLRQNPYTSANINIKSSKCPRCKRMKSGTHRIIYYIHTTKPIIEIVMIIERKKNYRDF, encoded by the coding sequence ATGAATTACATACTACAATACACTAAACACGCCTTAAAAGACTTGAAAAAAACAAAAAAGAAAAACTTACACGATTACAATAAATTAAAAGAAGATTTAGAAAAACTAAGACAAAATCCCTACACCTCAGCAAATATTAATATAAAAAGTTCTAAATGTCCCAGATGTAAACGTATGAAATCAGGAACGCACAGGATAATATATTATATTCATACTACTAAACCAATAATAGAAATAGTAATGATAATTGAACGAAAAAAGAACTACAGAGATTTTTAA